Proteins encoded within one genomic window of Besnoitia besnoiti strain Bb-Ger1 chromosome II, whole genome shotgun sequence:
- a CDS encoding hypothetical protein (encoded by transcript BESB_035170), protein MRPSREKPSVWDPGPSTRRLLRRLHPPRGTRPRLCAERRAQRRARVGGERGTDTRERCRFFQANRTTGEATAAQSPATAPGLLRLAGAQGASASRSFFRTHEGINRTPSASSRKAFFSAKSRDIEDDINWRSTASTQAARGGAGPSRASLSLADEGKRSFLGSDHGVAKMGALGSKGAETSVSKGKGDDVRRQSEGMRRAPSAFADRTATGAGAEFGLSAPGGGRRKSSSSFQLGQKGGTRGGVDADGRDDGPSPTSPQGRLVRGSWTREALLQRPEVLSAMSPEERRAELEQSRQQLAELQESLMWTTATNKRDKKKASATNRRVERQLASLESFIGMLSSIEASSGSSAAQPPPS, encoded by the exons ATGAGGCCGAGCCGAGAAAAGCCGAGCGTGTGGGACCCCGGTCCGTCCAccaggcgccttctccgtcggCTGCACCCTCCGCGGGGTACTCGCCCTCGTCtgtgcgcggagaggagggcgcagaggagggcgagagttggcggggagagagggacCGACACGCGCGAGCGCTGTCGCTTTTTCCAAGCGAACAGGACGacgggagaggcgacggcggcgcagagcccggCGACGGCTCCTGGTCTACTCCGTCTTGCAGGGGCACAGGGAGCTTCGGCAAGCAGGTCTTTCTTCAGAACGCA CGAGGGCATAAACCGCacgccgtccgcgtcttcgcggaaggccttcttctccgcaaAGTCCCGAGATATCGAAGACGACATCAACTGGCGCAGCACCGCCTCGACCCAGGCGGCCCGCGGTGGCGCGGGGCCCTCGCgagcgtcgctctctctcgcggacGAAGGAAAGCGCTCCTTCCTCGGCAGCGACCACGGGGTCGCCAAAATGGGCGCGTTGGGCTCCAAGGGGGCGGAGACAAGTGTCTCCAAAGGCAAGGGAGACGACGTTCGCCGGCAGAGCGAAGGGATGCGGAGAGCCCCCTCTGCGTTCGCCGACAGGaccgcgacgggcgcgggcgccgagttCGGACTGAGTGCAccaggcggcggaaggcgcaagAGTTCGTCTTCGTTCCAGCTTGGTCAGAAGGGCGGAACCCGAGGGGGCGTGGACGCCGACGGGAGAGACGACGGCCCCTCGCCGACGAGTCCGCAGGGCCGGCTCGTGCGCGGCTCGTGGACGcgtgaggcgctgctgcagaggcccgAGGTGCTGTCTGCGATGAGCCcagaagagcgacgcgcggagctcgagcAGAGCAGACAGCAACTCGCAGAACTCCAAGAGAGCCTCATGTGGACC ACCGCGACCAACAAAAGAGACAAGAAAAAGGCTTCCGCAACAAACCGGCGCGTCGAACGGcagctcgcctctctcgaaTCCTTCATTGGG ATGCTCTCTTCCATAGAGGCTTCTTCTGGATCGAGTGCTGCCCAGCCTCCCCCCTCGTAG